From a region of the Pseudomonadales bacterium genome:
- the pstA gene encoding phosphate ABC transporter permease PstA, producing MNLLMRRKLVNKAALTLSMAAMSFGLFWLAWILLTTLQLGLAGLSFELFTKMTPPPGADEGGLLNAIAGSAILVTLATALGTPVGILTGIYLAEYGQRTWLGRATRFINGILLSAPSIVIGLFIYAVYVTRVGHFSGFSGVLALALLVIPVVVATTENMLGLVPGTLREAAFALGAPKRVVIVRVALKASVAGVVTGVLLAVARIAGETAPLLFTALSNQFWSIDLGKPMANLPVTIFKFAMSPFPDWQRLAWAGVFLITLGVLGLNVAARLMFREKHKH from the coding sequence ATGAATCTTCTGATGCGCCGCAAGCTGGTCAACAAGGCCGCTCTGACGCTGTCGATGGCCGCCATGTCGTTCGGCCTGTTCTGGCTGGCCTGGATCCTCCTGACCACGCTGCAACTCGGACTTGCCGGGCTCTCGTTCGAACTCTTCACGAAAATGACACCGCCGCCTGGCGCTGACGAAGGTGGGTTGCTGAACGCCATTGCCGGGAGCGCGATCCTCGTTACTCTGGCCACCGCGCTGGGCACGCCGGTCGGCATCCTCACCGGTATCTATCTGGCGGAATACGGCCAGCGTACGTGGCTTGGTCGGGCCACGCGCTTCATCAACGGCATTCTGCTGTCGGCGCCGTCCATCGTCATTGGTCTTTTCATCTACGCCGTCTACGTCACCCGTGTCGGCCACTTCTCCGGTTTCTCGGGTGTGCTGGCGCTGGCACTGCTCGTCATTCCGGTGGTGGTCGCCACCACGGAAAACATGCTCGGGCTGGTGCCGGGCACCCTGCGGGAGGCCGCTTTCGCCCTTGGTGCGCCAAAGCGTGTGGTGATCGTGCGGGTGGCGCTGAAGGCCTCGGTTGCTGGTGTCGTCACCGGCGTGCTGCTTGCCGTGGCGCGCATCGCCGGCGAGACGGCGCCGCTGCTGTTTACGGCGTTATCGAACCAGTTCTGGAGCATCGATCTCGGCAAGCCGATGGCCAACCTGCCGGTGACGATCTTCAAGTTTGCGATGAGTCCGTTTCCGGACTGGCAGCGCCTCGCCTGGGCCGGGGTATTCCTGATCACGCTCGGCGTGCTGGGGCTGAACGTGGCCGCCCGTCTGATGTTTCGCGAGAAGCACAAACACTGA
- the pstB gene encoding phosphate ABC transporter ATP-binding protein PstB translates to MTMTKVPDGLQPHMAFKDVDFYYGRFHALKNISLDIYKGCVTAFIGPSGCGKSTLLRTMNRMYDIYPEQRATGELLLDGRNILDRTIDVHALRARVGMVFQKPTPFPMSIFENIAFGVRLHERLSRGQMEERIEWALRRAALWDEVKDKIHQSGMSLSGGQQQRLCIARGIAVKPEVLLLDEPTSALDPISTMRIEELLNELKNDFTIVIVTHNMQQAARVSDFTAYMYLGELVEFGRTDDIFIRPESEKTEAYITGRFG, encoded by the coding sequence ATGACGATGACCAAGGTGCCTGACGGCCTGCAGCCGCACATGGCTTTCAAGGACGTGGATTTTTACTATGGCCGGTTCCATGCGCTGAAGAACATCAGTCTGGATATCTACAAGGGCTGCGTTACTGCCTTCATCGGCCCTTCCGGTTGCGGCAAGTCCACGCTGCTGCGCACGATGAACCGCATGTATGACATCTATCCCGAGCAGCGCGCCACGGGCGAGTTGCTGCTCGACGGCCGCAACATTCTCGACCGCACGATCGACGTCCATGCCCTGCGCGCCAGGGTCGGTATGGTTTTTCAGAAACCGACGCCATTCCCCATGTCGATCTTCGAGAACATTGCATTCGGCGTACGCCTGCACGAGCGACTCTCCAGGGGACAAATGGAAGAGCGCATCGAATGGGCGCTGCGCCGGGCAGCGCTGTGGGACGAGGTCAAGGACAAGATTCACCAGAGCGGCATGAGCCTCTCCGGTGGTCAGCAGCAGCGCCTGTGCATCGCGCGTGGCATCGCCGTCAAGCCGGAGGTGCTGCTGCTCGACGAGCCGACTTCGGCGCTCGACCCGATTTCGACCATGCGCATCGAGGAGCTGCTGAACGAACTGAAGAACGATTTCACGATCGTGATCGTCACGCACAACATGCAACAGGCGGCACGTGTGTCCGATTTCACTGCTTACATGTACCTGGGCGAGCTGGTCGAGTTCGGCCGTACCGACGATATCTTCATCAGGCCAGAGAGCGAGAAGACCGAGGCCTACATCACCGGCCGTTTTGGCTGA
- the phoU gene encoding phosphate signaling complex protein PhoU has translation MPHAEHLSRQYDSDLEAIRSRVLRMGGLIESQFISAIDCLSTGNVEMMMAVSENDRRVNSYEIEIDSACAHVIAKRQPAASDLRLIMAVSKIVTDLERAGDEAEKIARMSRQIHERGRLRIPHAADVRPAGERALTMLRRVLDALARLDAGEAERIIAEDVTIDDAFRGIVRQLVTYMMEDPRTISTALDIIWIAKAIERIGDHAKNIAEQVIYIVRGTDVRHIVREGQGGPDGAQ, from the coding sequence ATGCCGCATGCGGAACATCTTTCCAGACAATACGATTCCGATCTCGAGGCCATCCGCTCGCGCGTGCTGCGGATGGGGGGGCTGATCGAGTCGCAGTTCATCTCCGCGATCGACTGCCTGTCAACCGGCAACGTCGAGATGATGATGGCGGTGAGCGAGAATGACCGTCGTGTGAACAGCTACGAGATCGAAATCGACAGCGCCTGCGCCCACGTCATCGCCAAGCGCCAGCCAGCGGCGAGCGATCTGCGACTGATCATGGCGGTGAGCAAGATCGTCACCGATCTCGAGCGTGCCGGTGACGAGGCGGAGAAGATCGCCCGCATGTCCCGCCAGATCCATGAACGTGGCCGCCTGCGCATCCCGCACGCCGCGGACGTACGCCCTGCCGGCGAGCGGGCGCTGACGATGCTGCGCCGCGTGCTCGATGCCCTGGCGCGGCTGGATGCCGGCGAGGCAGAGCGCATCATCGCCGAGGACGTCACCATCGACGACGCCTTCCGCGGCATCGTGCGCCAGCTCGTCACCTACATGATGGAAGACCCGCGCACCATCTCGACCGCACTCGACATCATCTGGATCGCCAAGGCCATCGAACGCATTGGTGATCACGCCAAGAATATCGCCGAGCAGGTGATCTACATCGTGCGTGGCACCGACGTGCGTCATATCGTGCGCGAGGGGCAGGGCGGACCGGATGGAGCGCAATGA
- the phoB gene encoding phosphate regulon transcriptional regulator PhoB, producing MSARVLVVEDDPAIQELIRFTLEKAGLQSILVDSAEAAEAALRAGLPDVVLIDWMLPKMSGLTLARKLRETDRTASLPLIMVTARGEEADRVAGLESGADDYLVKPFSPRELVARVRALLRRRTPHVADTKLTVGPICLDPISHEVTVVGERVELTSTEFKLLRFFMAHPGRVFGRAQLLDQVWGDHVFVEERTVDVHIRRLRRALGPQGDELIETVRGAGYKLTLRRG from the coding sequence ATGTCCGCTCGGGTGCTTGTCGTCGAAGACGATCCCGCCATTCAGGAGCTGATCCGCTTCACCCTCGAGAAGGCCGGCCTGCAGTCGATCCTGGTGGACAGCGCCGAGGCAGCCGAGGCAGCCCTCAGGGCCGGGTTGCCTGACGTCGTTCTCATTGACTGGATGCTGCCGAAGATGTCCGGCTTGACACTGGCGCGCAAATTGCGCGAAACCGACCGTACCGCCAGCCTGCCGCTCATCATGGTCACCGCCCGTGGCGAGGAGGCCGATCGCGTCGCCGGGCTCGAGAGCGGTGCTGATGATTACCTGGTGAAGCCGTTCAGCCCGCGCGAGCTGGTGGCACGCGTTCGGGCGCTGCTGCGCCGGCGTACGCCGCATGTGGCCGACACGAAGCTGACGGTCGGCCCGATCTGCCTCGACCCGATCTCCCATGAGGTGACGGTGGTCGGTGAGCGTGTCGAGCTGACTTCGACCGAGTTCAAGCTGTTGCGCTTCTTCATGGCGCATCCGGGGCGGGTTTTCGGCCGTGCCCAGCTACTTGACCAGGTGTGGGGCGATCACGTTTTTGTCGAAGAGCGCACGGTGGATGTACACATTCGGCGCCTGCGCCGGGCCCTCGGCCCGCAGGGCGATGAACTGATCGAGACGGTGCGCGGTGCCGGCTACAAACTGACCTTGCGGCGAGGATGA
- the phoR gene encoding phosphate regulon sensor histidine kinase PhoR: MHEVWSALWLRLLVTILAGLIVGSLFGAAPGLSTVIAALVLLLLAQAFRLGRLARWLKAPDEHEIPDAAGVWGAVFAALYRLLREERAVRTRIEADLEVFSQAMEASPDGLVLLDTDDHIVWCNRVAEQHLGLRGERDVGLVVANLVRFPGFADFLAGAKEGESLTCRPQDKKGKACSIEVVRFAPDRRLLISSDISHIERVEAMRRDFVANVSHELRTPLTVISGFIEHMHDDPDPDPAEWRQQMNMVNDQARRMLRLVDDLLTLSRLEDQEQSPAEEELDMRDLVHDLLNEARRLSGGRHSISCEAAPGFLRGSREDLRSAFSNLVSNAVRYTPAGGRIVLRWMLRDGKGVFSVEDSGIGIPEEHLPRLAERFYRVDRGRSRASGGTGLGLAIVKHRLLRHQATLEITSVFGAGSMFSAVFPAWRVQGATGEMLS; the protein is encoded by the coding sequence ATGCACGAGGTCTGGTCTGCGCTGTGGCTTCGCCTGCTGGTCACCATCCTGGCGGGGCTGATCGTCGGATCTCTGTTTGGTGCCGCACCCGGCCTGTCGACGGTCATCGCCGCACTGGTGCTGCTGCTGCTGGCGCAGGCCTTCCGGTTGGGTCGCCTCGCACGCTGGCTCAAGGCGCCTGACGAGCACGAGATTCCCGATGCTGCTGGTGTCTGGGGGGCGGTCTTTGCTGCGCTTTATCGCCTGTTGCGCGAGGAGCGGGCGGTGCGGACCCGCATCGAGGCCGATCTGGAGGTTTTCAGCCAGGCAATGGAGGCTTCCCCCGACGGACTGGTGCTTCTCGACACCGACGATCACATCGTCTGGTGCAACCGCGTTGCCGAGCAGCACCTCGGTCTGCGTGGTGAACGGGATGTGGGCCTGGTGGTGGCGAACCTGGTCCGCTTTCCGGGCTTCGCGGATTTCCTCGCCGGTGCGAAGGAGGGCGAGTCGTTGACCTGCCGACCGCAGGACAAGAAGGGCAAGGCGTGTTCCATCGAGGTGGTCCGTTTCGCTCCCGACCGCAGGCTGCTGATCAGTTCCGATATTTCCCACATCGAACGGGTGGAGGCCATGCGGCGCGATTTCGTCGCCAATGTTTCCCACGAATTGCGCACGCCACTGACGGTCATTTCCGGTTTCATCGAGCACATGCATGACGATCCCGACCCGGATCCGGCCGAATGGCGGCAGCAGATGAACATGGTGAACGACCAGGCCAGACGCATGCTGCGCCTCGTGGACGACCTGCTTACGCTGTCACGGCTCGAGGACCAGGAACAGTCGCCGGCCGAGGAAGAACTCGACATGCGTGATCTCGTTCACGACCTCCTGAACGAGGCGCGGCGACTTTCCGGTGGTCGTCATTCGATCAGTTGCGAGGCGGCGCCCGGCTTTCTCAGGGGTAGCCGTGAGGACTTGCGCAGCGCCTTCTCCAACCTTGTCAGCAACGCCGTGCGCTACACGCCAGCGGGCGGACGCATCGTGCTGCGCTGGATGCTTCGCGACGGCAAGGGTGTATTCAGCGTCGAGGACAGTGGTATCGGCATCCCCGAGGAGCACCTGCCACGCTTGGCCGAGCGCTTTTACCGTGTGGACCGCGGACGCTCGCGCGCCTCGGGTGGCACTGGTCTGGGGCTTGCCATCGTCAAGCACCGTCTGTTGCGCCACCAGGCCACTCTGGAAATTACGTCCGTTTTCGGCGCAGGCAGCATGTTCAGCGCGGTGTTCCCGGCCTGGCGCGTCCAGGGTGCGACAGGCGAGATGCTTTCCTGA